From Nocardioides daedukensis, the proteins below share one genomic window:
- a CDS encoding tripartite tricarboxylate transporter TctB family protein, whose protein sequence is MSTTHENTAPAPAHDRAAPAQDRAQYGVAALLAAVGAYTIYDATTLTVGFGDPVGPRVFPYVIGSTMVVLGLLLVVATVRGDKPEGEQGEDVDLTQPADWLTVAKLVGVLLFTIVTIDWLGWAISGGLLFAGAAWSLGSRTTIRDLIVGLVMSVASWYGFYVGLGIPLTPGIGEGIL, encoded by the coding sequence GTGAGCACCACCCACGAGAACACTGCGCCGGCCCCGGCACACGACCGCGCAGCACCCGCGCAGGATCGCGCGCAATACGGCGTCGCCGCGCTGTTGGCTGCCGTCGGGGCCTACACGATCTATGACGCCACCACACTGACGGTCGGCTTCGGTGATCCGGTCGGTCCACGGGTCTTCCCCTACGTCATCGGCTCGACGATGGTCGTCCTGGGGCTGCTGCTGGTCGTGGCAACCGTTCGCGGCGACAAGCCCGAGGGCGAGCAGGGCGAGGACGTCGACCTGACCCAGCCGGCGGACTGGCTGACCGTGGCCAAGCTGGTCGGCGTCCTGCTCTTCACCATCGTCACGATCGACTGGCTCGGCTGGGCGATCTCGGGCGGCCTGCTCTTCGCAGGCGCGGCCTGGTCGCTCGGCAGCCGGACCACGATCCGCGACCTCATCGTCGGTCTGGTGATGTCCGTGGCCAGCTGGTACGGCTTCTACGTCGGCCTGGGCATCCCGCTCACGCCCGGCATCGGGGAAGGGATCCTGTGA
- a CDS encoding Bug family tripartite tricarboxylate transporter substrate binding protein, with product MRHTVPRSTMRLPAGLRRRRAPRLAAAVAVALVATLATGCGVTRDDEGKDMTMLIPNSPGGGYDQTGRAAVSSMEAGDITGGTFEVSNIIGAGGSVALTKLMNAEGDTHTMMTVGLGVVGSAYSMGQPYKLQDATPLAQLIEDQEGVLVPADSPYKTIDDFLADWKQDPGSIAVGGGSSPGGPDHLFPMQLAGAAGIDPNDVRYVAYDGGGPLTSALLGKKIKVGFSGLGEFEGQIRAGELRVLAVSGEERLEGEVFGKFPTLKESGVDLVFTNWRGVLAPPGISEKRKQELIAYLEEMHESPEWRKALKDNKWIDEFKTGDEFTAFLEEQDARVADTLKELGLL from the coding sequence ATGCGCCACACCGTGCCACGGAGCACCATGCGCCTGCCGGCCGGCCTCCGTCGACGGCGAGCCCCGCGGCTCGCCGCTGCTGTCGCCGTTGCTCTCGTCGCCACGCTTGCCACCGGATGCGGTGTCACGCGCGACGACGAGGGCAAGGACATGACGATGCTGATCCCGAACAGTCCGGGAGGTGGCTACGACCAGACCGGTCGCGCCGCCGTCTCCTCGATGGAGGCCGGCGACATCACCGGCGGCACCTTCGAGGTGTCCAACATCATCGGTGCCGGCGGGTCGGTCGCACTGACCAAGCTGATGAACGCCGAGGGCGACACCCACACGATGATGACGGTCGGCCTCGGCGTCGTCGGCTCGGCCTATTCGATGGGCCAGCCCTACAAGCTGCAGGACGCGACTCCCCTGGCCCAGCTGATCGAGGACCAGGAAGGCGTCCTGGTGCCGGCGGACTCGCCGTACAAGACCATCGACGACTTCCTGGCCGACTGGAAGCAGGACCCCGGTTCGATCGCCGTCGGCGGCGGCTCCTCGCCCGGCGGTCCCGACCACCTCTTCCCGATGCAGCTTGCAGGTGCAGCCGGCATCGACCCGAACGACGTTCGCTACGTCGCCTATGACGGCGGTGGCCCGCTCACCTCGGCCCTGCTCGGCAAGAAGATCAAGGTCGGCTTCTCCGGCCTCGGCGAGTTCGAGGGCCAGATCCGGGCCGGTGAGCTGCGGGTCCTCGCAGTCTCCGGCGAGGAGCGGCTCGAGGGCGAGGTGTTCGGCAAGTTCCCGACGCTCAAGGAGTCCGGGGTCGACCTGGTCTTCACCAACTGGCGCGGGGTGCTCGCCCCTCCCGGGATCTCCGAGAAGCGCAAGCAGGAGCTGATCGCCTACCTCGAGGAGATGCACGAGAGCCCCGAGTGGCGCAAGGCGCTCAAGGACAACAAGTGGATCGACGAGTTCAAGACCGGTGACGAGTTCACTGCCTTCCTCGAGGAGCAGGACGCCCGTGTCGCCGACACCCTGAAGGAGCTGGGACTGCTGTGA